A genomic region of Miscanthus floridulus cultivar M001 chromosome 3, ASM1932011v1, whole genome shotgun sequence contains the following coding sequences:
- the LOC136544370 gene encoding uncharacterized protein: MSGSITFMTYNVWSCEHVAVYRRIKSISEIIEQHDPDVIFLQEVTHYIYSLFQEAPWWENYTKFPSKEKYQKNHSSFCLLLSKLDAGHVVLPQYSNIGSSKPMGVHEAAPPARGDVQGCRLASPAPSDVGCVHRRAQASAFLEHFDAIHRLLAPACNERSFVLDENVVLGGDLDWDDDLDGPLRLGDGWWVDAWLDLRGGEAGGWTYDAVANQMLKVLNLTAERRRPDRFSCKLRDFTLESIEMLGVEAIPDVIRFDDKGGFVPRQSFYTDLTFDAVRSLRAAFS; encoded by the exons ATGTCCGGCAGTATCACGTTCATGACGTACAACGTCTGGTCATGCGAGCATGTCGCGGTCTACCGAAGGATAAAGTCCATCAGCGAGATCATAGAGCAACATGACCCGGACGTCATCTTCTTGCAG GAGGTCACTCACTACATTTACAGCCTCTTCCAAGAGGCTCCATGGTGGGAAAATTACACCAAGTTCCCATCAAAGGAGAAATATCAGAAGAATCATTCCTCTTTCTGTCTTCTG TTAAGCAAGTTGGATGCCGGACATGTGGTTCTTCCCCAATACAGCAACATCGGCTCCTCGAAGCC CATGGGTGTCCACGAAGCAGCACCGCCTGCGCGCGGCGACGTGCAGGGCTGCAGGCTCGCGAGCCCGGCTCCGTCGGACGTCGGCTGCGTGCACCGGCGTGCCCAGGCCAGCGCTTTCCTGGAGCACTTCGATGCCATCCATCGGCTGCTTGCACCGGCGTGCAATGAAAGGAGCTTCGTGCTCGACGAAAATGTCGTGCTCGGCGGTGACCTGGACTGGGATGACGACCTGGACGGGCCGCTCCGGCTGGGCGACGGATGGTGGGTGGACGCCTGGCTGGATCTCCGGGGCGGCGAGGCCGGTGGGTGGACCTATGACGCGGTGGCGAACCAGATGCTGAAGGTGCTGAACTTGACGGCAGAGCGGAGGAGGCCGGACAGGTTCAGCTGCAAGCTGAGGGACTTCACTCTTGAGAGCATCGAGATGCTCGGAGTGGAGGCCATTCCCGACGTGATACGCTTCGACGACAAGGGGGGCTTTGTGCCG CGACAGTCCTTCTACACCGATCTCACATTTGATGCTGTCAGGTCCTTACGGGCTGCATTCTCCTGA